Proteins co-encoded in one Brevibacillus brevis genomic window:
- a CDS encoding zincin-like metallopeptidase domain-containing protein yields MSQKIYEMVTERIMKMLEQGVIPWRRPWVVNAAVSWKTQTPYRGINTLLLPAGEYATWKQITEAGGHVKKGEKAHIVVFWRWLEVEDEETGDKEKVPFLRYYSVFEINTQCEGLESKRGEISFEHDPIAEAENIVNGFADAPEIYFSSGRAYYVPAKDYISVPPINDYPKKEEYYSTLFHEMIHSTGHKNRLNRPGIETVAAFGDEVYSKEELVAEIGAAMLCAKAGIDNSTIENSASYIGSWLRALKNDKKLVVQAAGLAQKGVDYILGVKYEDCHEE; encoded by the coding sequence ATGTCTCAAAAAATCTATGAAATGGTCACGGAAAGAATTATGAAGATGCTGGAGCAAGGGGTCATTCCTTGGCGCAGACCGTGGGTTGTCAATGCGGCTGTAAGCTGGAAGACACAAACGCCATATAGAGGAATCAATACTCTGCTTCTGCCTGCGGGCGAGTACGCTACATGGAAGCAAATTACTGAGGCAGGCGGCCATGTGAAGAAGGGAGAAAAAGCCCATATCGTTGTATTTTGGAGATGGCTTGAAGTTGAGGACGAGGAAACCGGCGACAAAGAAAAGGTTCCGTTCTTGCGCTACTACTCCGTTTTTGAGATCAATACCCAATGTGAAGGGCTGGAAAGCAAGCGAGGGGAAATTTCATTCGAGCATGACCCGATTGCAGAAGCCGAAAACATTGTAAACGGCTTTGCGGATGCTCCGGAAATCTATTTTAGTTCTGGACGCGCTTACTACGTGCCGGCTAAGGACTATATCAGTGTTCCTCCGATCAATGACTACCCGAAGAAAGAGGAATATTACAGTACCTTGTTCCATGAAATGATACACTCTACCGGACATAAAAACCGCCTGAACCGTCCGGGGATCGAGACAGTAGCCGCATTTGGAGATGAGGTCTACTCCAAAGAGGAGCTAGTTGCAGAGATCGGCGCGGCCATGCTGTGCGCGAAGGCCGGCATTGATAACTCCACTATCGAAAACAGCGCATCGTATATTGGCAGTTGGCTCAGAGCGTTGAAAAACGATAAAAAACTGGTGGTGCAGGCGGCCGGCTTGGCTCAAAAGGGAGTGGATTACATTTTGGGTGTCAAATATGAAGACTGCCACGAGGAATAA